Proteins found in one Gloeocapsa sp. DLM2.Bin57 genomic segment:
- a CDS encoding linear amide C-N hydrolase, producing the protein MATIIISVILCCIVVIFLGKPANACTRAVYLGSEDTIITVRSMDWLTEMETNLWAFPRGMKRNGAAGVNSLEWTSRYGSVISSVFENGTVDGINEKGLVVNMLYLTESVYPTPLPNDTRKPMSISVWVQYFLDNFATVAEAVTELKTEPFYVIPTTSPEGKPGTVHLSLSDATGDSAILEYVEGKLNIHHSREYQVMTNSPIYEHQLALNTYWQSIGGTTMLPGTNRAADRFVRASFYINAVTQTSDNQEAIAAAFSVIRNASVPRGISTPGQPNISSTIWRTVADHKNRRYYFESTRSPNVFWVNLDDLDFTAGNPVKKLTLTNGELFAGNTAAKFEVAEPFQFLAATPYSSTKNG; encoded by the coding sequence ATGGCGACAATAATCATTAGTGTCATACTATGCTGTATAGTTGTTATATTTTTGGGGAAACCAGCTAATGCTTGTACCAGGGCTGTTTATTTAGGATCAGAAGATACTATAATTACAGTACGCAGCATGGACTGGTTAACTGAGATGGAAACCAACCTCTGGGCTTTTCCTAGAGGGATGAAGCGTAATGGTGCAGCAGGAGTTAATTCTTTAGAGTGGACCTCTAGATATGGTAGTGTTATTTCCTCGGTTTTTGAAAACGGAACAGTAGATGGAATCAATGAAAAAGGTTTAGTAGTAAATATGCTTTATTTAACTGAATCAGTATATCCTACTCCACTGCCTAATGATACCCGTAAACCTATGTCAATTTCTGTATGGGTACAATATTTTCTGGATAATTTTGCTACTGTAGCAGAAGCAGTAACCGAATTAAAAACAGAGCCTTTTTACGTAATTCCAACCACGAGTCCAGAAGGGAAACCTGGTACAGTACACTTATCTCTTTCTGATGCTACAGGAGACTCAGCAATTCTTGAGTATGTGGAAGGTAAGCTAAATATTCATCATAGCCGTGAATATCAAGTAATGACCAATTCACCAATCTATGAGCATCAACTAGCACTTAATACCTATTGGCAGAGTATTGGTGGTACTACCATGTTACCGGGGACTAATCGAGCAGCTGATCGCTTTGTACGTGCTTCTTTCTATATTAATGCAGTAACCCAAACCAGTGATAACCAAGAAGCGATCGCCGCGGCTTTTTCGGTGATTCGCAATGCTTCTGTACCCCGAGGGATTTCTACTCCAGGACAGCCTAATATTTCCTCGACTATTTGGCGCACAGTAGCTGATCACAAAAATAGACGTTATTATTTTGAATCAACCCGCAGTCCTAATGTATTTTGGGTAAATTTAGATGATTTAGACTTTACAGCGGGAAACCCTGTGAAAAAGCTAACTTTAACTAATGGTGAATTATTTGCAGGTAACACCGCCGCCAAATTTGAGGTAGCTGAGCCTTTCCAGTTTTTAGCAGCTACCCCTTATAGCAGTACAAAAAATGGTTAG
- a CDS encoding chorismate-binding protein, translating into MLSNMTDIEKLARLMAADFSNQQQAYDNPPFFAHIRVCMRPLPTETWGETSLFLEQAYDFLLNSPYRLRVLKFKQVDNGIELENYKVKAEEQFFGASRNLELLKTLTPEHLEKLPGCDMDVEWTGSGFQGKIKPGKACIVERKGKKTYLDNSFEIDEHKLISFDRGFDPDTDEMVWGSIAGPFHFTRITSFADEVQVNSLQG; encoded by the coding sequence ATGTTATCTAATATGACAGATATAGAAAAACTAGCCCGTTTAATGGCAGCAGATTTTAGTAATCAGCAACAAGCTTACGACAATCCTCCCTTTTTTGCTCATATTAGAGTCTGTATGCGTCCTTTACCCACTGAAACTTGGGGAGAAACTAGCTTATTTTTAGAACAAGCTTATGATTTTCTCCTCAACTCCCCCTATCGTTTGCGAGTACTTAAATTCAAACAAGTAGATAACGGGATCGAATTAGAAAATTACAAAGTTAAAGCAGAAGAGCAGTTTTTTGGAGCATCTCGTAACCTAGAATTATTAAAAACCCTTACACCAGAACACCTAGAAAAACTGCCTGGTTGCGATATGGATGTAGAGTGGACAGGTAGTGGTTTCCAAGGTAAAATTAAACCAGGAAAAGCCTGTATAGTAGAACGTAAAGGGAAAAAAACCTATCTAGATAACAGCTTTGAAATTGACGAACACAAACTGATTAGCTTCGATCGCGGTTTTGATCCTGACACAGATGAAATGGTCTGGGGTTCGATCGCCGGACCATTCCATTTCACTAGAATTACTAGTTTTGCTGATGAAGTTCAAGTTAATTCCCTGCAGGGATAA